A stretch of Cucumis sativus cultivar 9930 chromosome 2, Cucumber_9930_V3, whole genome shotgun sequence DNA encodes these proteins:
- the LOC101216156 gene encoding uncharacterized protein LOC101216156, which yields MESIPISIIAKICEYTVKPVGRQLCYVCFIHSNFQKLKSQVEKLTDTKGSVEDKVFIARRNAEDIKPAVEKWLEKVDRLVRKSEKILAHEGRHGRLCSTNLVQRHKASRKASKMADEVLEMKNQGESFDMVSFKGRISLVESPLPKAPDFLDFGSRKSTVEQIMDALSDDNVHKIGVYGMGGVGKTMLVKEIVRKIEESKKSFDKVVTSTISQTPDFKRIQGQLADKIGLKFEQETIEGRATFLRRWLKAERSILVVLDDVWEYIDLETIGIPSVEDHKGICKILFTSRNKQLISNDMGANKIFEIKVLGEDESWNLFKAMAGEIVEATDLKPIAIQIMRECAGLPIAITTVAKALLNKPSDIWNDALDQLKSVDVGMANIGEMDKKVYLSLKLSYDYLGYEEVKLLFLLCSMFPEDFNIDVEKLHIYAMSMGFLRGVDTVVKGRRRIKKLVDDLISSSLLQQYSEYGNNYVKIHDMVRDVAILIASQNDHIRTLSYVKRSNEEWKEEKLSGNHTVVFLIIQELDSPDFSKLMLPKVQLFVLFGPSPSIYNRHVVSVVETFYKEMKELKGLVIERVKISLSPQALYSFANLRLLRLHDCELGSIDMIGELKKVEILDFSKSNIVEIPMTFSKLTQLKVLNLSFCDELEVIPPNILSKLTKLEELHLETFDSWEGEEWYEGRKNASLSELRYLPHLYALNLTIQDDEIMPKHLFLAGELNLENFHITIGCQRQKRHIDNKTNFFRIKMESERCLDDWIKTLLKRSEEVHLKGSICSKVLHDANEFLHLKYLYISDNLEFQHFIHEKNNPLRKCLPKLEYLYLEELENLKNIIHGYHRESLFSKLKSVVVTKCNKLEKLFFNCILDDILSLEEIAIHYCEKMEVMIVMENEEATNHIEFTHLKYLFLTYVPQLQKFCSKIEKFGQLSQDNSISNTVDIGESFFNEEVSLPNLEKLGIKCAENLTMIWCNNVHFPNSFSKLEEVEIASCNNLHKVLFPSNVMSILTCLKVLRINCCKLLEGIFEVQESSITDTSLIVLKNLRELKLYNLPNLEYVWSKNPCELLSFVNIKGLAIDECPRLRREYSVKILKQLERLTMDIKQLMEVIENQKSTDHNMVKSKQLETSSKVEVLLTGDGSELFPNLKELTLYGFVEDNSTHLPVEIVQILYQLEHFELEGAYIEEVFPSNILIPMKKQYYARSKNSVRSWFLSKLPKLRHLWSECSQKNAFPILQDLNVIRISECGGLSSLVSSSVSFTNLTVLKVDKCDRLTYLLNPLVATTLVQLEELTLRECKMMSSVIEGGSAEEDGNEETTNQIEFTHLKSLFLKDLPRLQKFYSKIETFGQLSRDNSENPETTTIHNRIGDSFFSEQESLPNLETLRIDGAENLRMIWSNNVLIPNSFSKLEEVEIYSCNNLQDVLFHPNIINMLTCLNTLRIKNCELLEGIFEVQEPISVTKTKTNAIVLPNNLIELELYNLPNLEYLWSKNPNFERLVTFESIRSLSIEKCSKLKGEYFLSIKTFKQLVRLKMGIRQLTVALGKEVKSADHSMLLEPKQLETSSSKVEVLQLRDGSKLFSNLKELKLYGFVEYNSTHLPMEIVQVLNQLEKFELKGMFIEEIFPSNILIPSYMVLRELTLSKLSKLRHLWGECSQKNNDSLLRDLTFLFISKCGGLSSLVSSSVSSFTNLRILEVEKCDGLSHLLSSSVATTLVQLEELRIEECKRMSSVIEGGSSEEDGNDEIIVFNNLQHLIISSCSNLTSFHCGRCIIQFPCLKQVHINKCTELKVFSLGIVSTPPLKYENIYLKNDDDDDTWHHPKESIEMVVETDMNVIIREYWDDNIDTRISNLFGEENLEESQFEHSSSSNKVEE from the exons ATGGAAAGTATTCCTATTTcaataattgcaaaaatttGTGAATACACTGTTAAACCTGTTGGACGTCAACTTTGTTATGTATGTTTCATTCATTCCAACTTTCAAAAACTCAAGAGTCAAGTAGAAAAGCTGACAGATACAAAAGGATCTGTGGAAGACAAGGTTTTTATTGCAAGAAGAAATGCAGAAGACATAAAACCTGCAGTTGAGAAATGGTTGGAAAAGGTTGATCGCCTTGTTAGAAAATCTGAGAAGATACTAGCCCATGAAGGTAGGCATGGTAGATTGTGTTCCACCAATTTGGTCCAAAGACACAAGGCAAGTAGAAAAGCAAGCAAAATGGCAGATGAGGTTCTTGAGATGAAAAATCAGGGAGAAAGTTTTGATATGGTATCCTTTAAAGGTCGTATCTCATTGGTTGAGAGTCCACTGCCAAAAGCACCTGACTTTCTTGACTTTGGCTCTAGAAAGTCAACAGTGGAACAAATCATGGATGCACTCTCTGATGATAATGTCCATAAGATTGGAGTGTATGGGATGGGGGGTGTTGGCAAAACAATGCTAGTGAAAGAAattgtaagaaaaattgagGAGAGTAAGAAGTCTTTTGATAAGGTGGTAACATCCACGATTAGCCAAACACCAGATTTTAAAAGGATTCAAGGACAACTAGCTGACAAGATAGGTTTAAAATTCGAACAAGAAACAATAGAAGGAAGGGCTACTTTTCTACGAAGGTGGTTGAAGGCGGAGAGAAGTATCCTAGTCGTGTTGGATGATGTCTGGGAGTATATTGATTTGGAAACAATAGGAATTCCAAGTGTTGAAGATCATAAAGGAATATGCAAGATCTTGTTTACCTCTAGGAATAAACAATTGATCTCAAATGATATGGGCGCCAATAAAATTTTTGAGATAAAAGTTTTAGGAGAAGATGAGTCCTGGAATTTATTTAAGGCAATGGCGGGTGAAATTGTTGAAGCAACTGATTTGAAGCCTATAGCCATTCAAATTATGAGAGAATGTGCAGGTTTGCCTATTGCTATTACTACTGTTGCTAAGGCATTACTAAATAAACCTTCCGACATTTGGAATGATGCCTTAGATCAACTTAAAAGTGTTGATGTGGGTATGGCAAACATTGGAGAAATGGACAAGAAAGTGTATTTGTCACTAAAACTGAGTTACGATTACTTGGGATATGAAGAGGTGAAGTTACTATTCTTGTTATGTAGCATGTTTCCAGAAGATTTTAACATTGATGTGGAAAAGTTGCACATATATGCTATGAGCATGGGTTTCTTACGTGGTGTTGATACTGTGGTAAAAGGACGACGAAGGATTAAAAAATTGGTTGACGATCTTATATCTTCTTCCTTGCTTCAACAATATTCTGAGTATGGGAACAATTATGTGAAAATACATGATATGGTTCGTGATGTAGCCATACTAATAGCATCTCAGAATGATCACATACGTACATTGAGCTATGTGAAAAGATCGAATGAAGAatggaaagaagagaaattgtCGGGTAACCATACTGTAGTGTTCTTAATTATTCAAGAATTGGATTCACCTGATTTCTCAAAGTTAATGCTACCTAAAGTTCAATTGTTCGTGTTATTTGGACCATCACCATCTATATATAATAGACATGTTGTGTCAGTGGTAGAAACTTTCTATAAAGAAATGAAGGAGCTCAAAGGTTTGGTAATAGAAAGGGTGAAAATATCCTTATCGCCACAAGCTCTTTACTCATTTGCAAACCTTAGATTATTAAGATTACATGACTGTGAATTAGGGAGCATAGATATGATTGGTGAATtaaaaaaggttgaaattCTTGATTTTAGTAAATCTAACATCGTTGAAATTCCTATGACCTTTAGCAAATTGACGCAGTTAAAAGtgttaaatttatctttttgtgaTGAGCTTGAGGTAATTCCACCcaatattctttcaaaattgacaaaactGGAAGAATTACATCTAGAAACTTTCGATAGTTGGGAAGGGGAAGAATGGTACGAAGGAAGGAAAAATGCTAGTCTTTCTGAGCTAAGGTACTTGCCACACCTTTATGCTTTAAATTTAACCATTCAAGATGATGAGATTATGCCAAAACACTTGTTTTTAGCTGGGGAGTTgaatcttgaaaattttcacattaCTATTGGTTGTCAGAGACAAAAAAGACATATTGATAATAAGACCAATTTCTTTAGAATCAAGATGGAATCAGAAAGGTGCTTGGATGATTGGataaaaactttgttaaaGAGGTCAGAAGAAGTCCATTTGAAAGGATCAATTTGTTCAAAGGTTCTCCACGATGCAAATGAATTCTTACATTTGAAGTATTTATACATTTCTGataatttagaatttcaacattttatcCATGAAAAGAACAATCCTTTGCGAAAATGCTTACCCAAATTGGAGTACCTATATCTGGAAGAGTTAGAGAATTTGAAGAATATAATTCATGGGTATCATAGAGAATCTCTTTTTAGCAAGTTGAAAAGTGTAGTCGTAACGAAGTgcaataaattagaaaagctCTTTTTCAACTGCATATTGGATGACATTCTGAGTCTTGAGGAGATTGCTATTCATTATTGTGAGAAGATGGAAGTGATGATTGTGATGGAAAACGAGGAAGCAACCAACCACATTGAGTTTACtcatttaaagtatttatttctAACGTATGTACCACAACTTCAAAAATTTTGCtccaaaattgagaaatttggaCAATTAAGTCAGGATAACTCAATCAGCAATACCGTTGACATTGGTGAATCGTTTTTCAATGAAGAG GTATCACTTCCTAATTTGGAGAAATTGGGAATTAAGTGTGCAGAGAATTTGACGATGATATGGTGCAATAATGTACACTTTCCTAATTCCTTTTCCAAACTGGAGGAAGTAGAGATTGCTTCATGCAACAATCTTCACAAAGTATTATTTCCTTCAAATGTGATGAGCATTCTTACATGCCTTAAAGTCTTAAGGATTAATTGTTGTAAGCTGTTGGAAGGTATATTTGAAGTGCAAGAGTCAAGTATTACAGATACAAGTCTTATTGTGCTCAAAAACTTGAGAGAGTTGAAATTATATAATCTTCCCAACCTTGAGTACGTATGGAGCAAAAATCCTTGTGAGCTTCTgagttttgtaaatataaaaggTTTGGCCATTGATGAATGTCCAAGACTTAGAAGAGAATATTCAGTCAAAATTCTCAAGCAACTTGAAAGACTAACAATGGATATTAAACAATTGATGGAGGTTATTGAGAATCAAAAGTCAACCGATCATAATATGGTGAAATCAAAGCAATTGGAGACTTCTTCTAAG GTTGAGGTTCTACTTACGGGAGATGGTTCTGAGTTGTTTCCTAATCTTAAAGAATTGACGTTATATGGTTTTGTTGAGGATAACTCAACTCATTTGCCAGTGGAAATTGTACAAATCTTATACCAACTTGAGCACTTTGAATTGGAAGGAGCGTATATTGAAGAAGTTTTCCCCAGCAATATATTGATTCCAATGAAAAAACAGTACTATGCAAGATCTAAGAATTCAGTGCGTAGTTGGTTTCTATCTAAACTACCCAAGCTTAGGCATTTGTGGAGTGAATGTTCACAAAAGAATGCTTTTCCAATTCTACAAGATTTGAATGTAATAAGAATTTCAGAATGTGGTGGGTTGAGTTCCTTAGTTTCGTCATCAGTATCCTTTACAAACTTGACAGTTCTTAAAGTGGATAAGTGTGATAGACTAACCTATTTGTTGAATCCTTTGGTGGCTACAACCCTTGTGCAACTTGAAGAATTGACTTTAAGAGAATGCAAAATGATGAGTAGTGTAATTGAGGGAGGATCAGctgaagaagatggaaatgaGGAGACAACCAACCAGATTGAGTTTACTCATTTGAAGTCTTTATTTCTAAAGGATTTACCACGACTACAAAAGTTTTACTCTAAAATTGAGACATTTGGTCAATTAAGCCGTGATAATTCCGAAAACCCTGAAACAACCACAATTCACAATCGCATTGGTGATTCATTTTTCAGTGAACAG GAATCACTTCCTAATTTGGAGACATTGAGAATTGATGGTGCAGAGAATTTGAGGATGATATGGAGTAATAATGTACTCATTCCTAATTCCTTTTCCAAACTCGAGGAAGTAGAGATTTATTCATGCAACAATCTTCAGGACGTATTATTTCATccaaatattataaacatgCTTACATGCCTTAATACATTAAGGATTAAAAATTGTGAATTATTGGAGGGGATATTCGAAGTGCAAGAGCCGATTAGtgttacaaaaacaaaaacaaatgcTATCGTGCTACCAAATAATTTGATAGAGTTGGAATTATATAATCTTCCAAACCTTGAGTACCTATGGAGTAAgaatccaaattttgaaaggCTCGTGACTTTTGAAAGTATAAGAAGTTTGTCCAttgaaaaatgttcaaaactTAAAGGAGAATATTTTTTGtcaatcaaaactttcaagCAACTTGTAAGACTGAAAATGGGTATTAGGCAATTGACAGTGGCTCTTGGGAAGGAAGTTAAGTCAGCAGATCATAGTATGTTATTGGAACCAAAGCAATTGGAGACTTCTTCTTCTAAG GTTGAGGTTCTACAGTTGAGAGATGGTTCTAAGTTGTTTTCCAATCTTAAAGAATTGAAGCTATATGGTTTTGTTGAGTATAACTCAACTCATTTGCCAATGGAAATTGTTCAAGTCTTAAACCAACTTGAGAAGTTTGAATTGAAAGGAATGTTCATTGAAGAAATTTTCCCCAGCAACATACTGATTCCAAGCTATATGGTTTTACGAGAATTGACTCTATCTAAACTATCCAAGCTTAGGCATTTGTGGGGTGAATGCTCACAAAAGAATAATGATTCACTTCTACGAGATCTGacctttttattcatttcaaaatgtgGTGGATTGAGTAGTTTAGTGTCATCATCGGTGTCATCTTTTACAAACTTGAGAATTCTTGAAGTGGAAAAGTGTGATGGACTAAGCCATTTGTTGAGTTCATCGGTAGCTACAACGCTCGTGCAACTTGAAGAATTGAGAATAGAAGAATGCAAAAGGATGAGTAGTGTAATTGAGGGAGGATCATctgaagaagatggaaatgatgaaattattGTATTCAACAACCTACAACATTTAATCATTTCTTCTTGTTCCAACCTAACAAGTTTTCATTGTGGAAGATGCATCATTCAATTTCCATGTTTGAAACAAGTACACATTAACAAGTGTACTGAATTGAAGGTCTTTTCGCTTGGAATTGTAAGCACACCTcctttaaaatatgaaaatatttatttaaagaatgatgatgatgatgatacgTGGCATCACCCAAAAGAATCCATAGAAATGGTGGTGGAAACTGATATGAATGTCATCATCAGAGAATATTGGGACGACAACATCGATActagaatttcaaatttgtttggaGAAGAG AATTTGGAGGAAAGCCAATTTGAACATTCTTCTTCCTCGAATAAAGTTGAGGAATAA
- the LOC105434549 gene encoding desmoplakin translates to MAKKKPTRSAKELKQTPNNQEETSDSEQPKSAMDDDSKLQSLKSLNERLLKEMVEKRVEVGDLVQSKEALELDLKRNVNEKEQVMGELSEARDGVYGLELERNVVCVYLQSRIQEMGGGICGLLESERVKGLEIRNLKAEITGLVSEVGEEREKWRGVCCERDEIKVEFDGLLKETGDLRGKVVEMERNERRALEEIDDLKGKCKKLLSEKKECEILNANLTKDNELIKKLLEESGRVIEDLERKVDVKMKEKGEIEKEKNGLEMEVEKLEKEVTQLKQSTFCLKQEKEENGMRIYELQMRNEEALVKESGMLMECDLLVKELQKKEKAMEKAKTEAQNIIGDLQKESSKLKEAIASLTKMSDVGKARNEELINQIGRLRDTLDEVSFERDDARKRFGDEKEKVEKLSLLLKDKERRIEEAIKEVEKAKIAQEEESLNVKKEMERRINALIGERELMEKNLLAAKSRIDELKAKVNSAVCNSEKALSLLKKTRLTVCDGYGKREVEEVSSDEHKVGKEMQPFVEHLDAIKTSFTNKEKAVEEMTRVLETERMEQQKKKSFFTVVTAATTILAAVSALYVSKGR, encoded by the coding sequence ATGGCGAAAAAGAAACCCACTAGATCGGCCAAAGAGCTAAAGCAAACACCCAATAACCAGGAGGAAACTAGCGATTCAGAGCAACCCAAGTCTGCTATGGATGATGACTCGAAGTTGCAGAGCTTGAAATCGTTGAACGAACGGCTGCTTAAGGAGATGGTCGAGAAGAGAGTGGAGGTCGGCGATCTTGTTCAGAGTAAGGAAGCATTGGAACTCGACTTGAAGCGGAATGTGAACGAGAAAGAACAGGTAATGGGTGAGTTGAGTGAGGCTCGTGATGGGGTTTATGGGTTGGAATTAGAGAGGAATGTTGTTTGTGTTTATCTGCAGAGTCGAATACAAGAAATGGGTGGTGGGATTTGTGGGTTACTCGAGAGTGAGAGAGTTAAGGGTTTAGAGATTAGGAATTTGAAGGCTGAGATTACTGGGCTTGTTTCGGAGGTTGGGGAAGAGAGGGAGAAATGGAGGGGAGTGTGTTGTGAGAGGGATGAGATTAAGGTTGAGTTTGATGGGTTATTGAAGGAAACAGGGGATTTGAGAGGCAAGGTGGTTGAAATGGAGAGAAATGAGAGAAGGGCATTGGAAGAGATTGATGATCTGAAGGGAAAATGCAAGAAGTTGTTGAGTGAAAAAAAGGAATGTGAGATTTTGAATGCGAATCTGACGAAAGacaatgaattaattaagaagTTGTTGGAGGAATCAGGCAGGGTAATTGAAGATTTAGAGAGGAAAGTGGATGTgaaaatgaaggagaaaggtgagattgaaaaggaaaaaaatgggcTGGAAATGGAGGTTGAGAAGTTAGAGAAGGAAGTTACTCAATTAAAACAGAGTACATTCTGTTTGAAAcaggaaaaggaagagaacGGGATGAGAATTTATGAGCTTCaaatgagaaatgaagaagcTTTGGTGAAAGAAAGTGGGATGCTGATGGAGTGTGATCTTCTTGTCAAAGAGTTgcagaagaaggagaaagcaaTGGAGAAGGCGAAAACTGAAGCACAGAATATTATTGGGGACTTGCAAAAGGAATcaagtaaattaaaagaagCTATAGCTTCGTTGACCAAGATGAGTGATGTCGGGAAAGCAAGAAACGAGGAATTAATAAACCAAATAGGTCGTCTTCGTGATACTTTGGATGAAGTTTCATTTGAGAGGGATGATGCTAGAAAGAGATTTGGTGATGAGAAGGAAAAAGTTGAGAAGCTGAGTCTGTTACTCAAAGACAAGGagagaagaattgaagaagcCATAAAAGAAGTAGAGAAAGCAAAGATTGCACAAGAAGAGGAATCACTGAATGTGAAGAAGGAGATGGAGAGGCGGATCAATGCCTTGATCGGGGAAAGGGAGTTAATGGAGAAAAACTTGTTGGCGGCAAAGAGTAGAATTGATGAACTGAAAGCGAAAGTAAATTCAGCAGTTTGTAATTCAGAGAAAGCATTGTCATTGTTGAAGAAAACACGTTTGACTGTTTGTGATGGTTATGGGAAAAGAGAAGTGGAAGAAGTTTCTTCTGACGAGCATAAGGTTGGTAAAGAGATGCAGCCATTTGTTGAACATTTGGATGCAATAAAAACATCCTTCACAAACAAGGAGAAAGCTGTGGAAGAAATGACACGAGTTCTCGAAACTGAACGAATGgaacaacaaaagaagaagagcttCTTCACCGTAGTGACTGCAGCAACAACAATATTGGCTGCTGTTTCTGCTCTTTATGTTAGCAAAGGGCGCTGA
- the LOC101214870 gene encoding receptor-like cytosolic serine/threonine-protein kinase RBK2 isoform X1, protein MENDTARKASIPWENDRGIGEVAKRPPLYMATFGKHKMRSNMISSASARELRCFDLESEQRDGLSPRGVLEASLQSSEFDADSLNDSTPEPENQPSQSGALFHWKNFFKLWKKRSFRRLASFPPLGVLKISRRGNRSGRENPGLSDLYKFKSSLGNFTFSELQTATNKFSHENLIGKGGYAEVYKGRLHDGQLIAVKRLTKGAPDDRTACFLSEIGIIAHIDHPNTAKLIGCGIDGGMHLVFKLSPNGSLGSFLHGPNANKLDWSKRYKIALGTADGLLYLHDHCQRRIIHRDIKADNILLTEDFVPQICDFGLAKWLPKQWTHYSVSKFEGTFGYFAPEYFMHGIVDEKTDVYSFGVLLLELVTGRRALDELCQSLVLWAKPLLDNNNHEEVIDPALKESYDLEEVERMILTASLCIEQSPILRPRMSQASGKLHHGIPSSLQQTCNQTHFGLLQVVVLLRGDKYVAECEKSTRVPLQRTYSEELLDAQEYNKTRYLSDLKKHRQLAFGS, encoded by the exons GAATGATAGGGGTATCGGTGAAGTAGCCAAAAGACCTCCACTTTACATGGCTACTTTTGGGAAACATAAAATGCGGAGCAATATGATTTCATCTGCTTCGGCTCGAG AGTTGAGATGTTTTGACCTGGAAAGTGAGCAACGTGATGGATTGTCCCCAAGAGGAGTTTTGGAAGCAAGCTTGCAGAGTTCAGAATTCGATGCGGATTCTTTGAATGATAGTACCCCAGAACCAGAAAATCAACCTTCACAATCAGGGGCTCTTTTTCACTggaaaaatttcttcaaactaTGGAAGAAAAGATCGTTCAGGCGCCTGGCCTCGTTTCCTCCTCTCGGAGTGCTGAAGATTTCAAGAAGAGGGAACAGAAGCGGGAGAGAGAATCCGGGACTAAGTGACTTGTACAAGTTCAAGTCCTCATTGGGAAACTTTACTTTCTCCGAGCTCCAAACTGCGACCAACAAATTTAGCCATG AAAATTTGATTGGAAAAGGTGGTTATGCTGAGGTATACAAGGGCCGTTTACATGATGGGCAATTGATAGCAGTGAAGAGGCTAACTAAAGGAGCCCCAGATGACAGAACTGCTTGTTTCTTGTCCGAGATTGGCATCATTGCTCATATCGATCATCCTAACACAGCCAAACTGATCGGTTGCGGCATTGATGGAGGCATGCACCTTGTTTTCAAGTTATCTCCAAATGGAAGTTTAGGATCTTTTCTCCATG GTCCAAATGCAAACAAACTTGATTGGAGTAAAAGATACAAGATTGCTCTTGGTACAGCTGATGGTCTGCTGTATCTCCACGATCATTGTCAGAGGCGTATTATTCATCGAGATATCAAGGCCGATAACATTCTGCTTACAGAAGATTTTGTACCTCAG ATTTGTGACTTTGGCCTTGCAAAGTGGTTACCCAAACAGTGGACTCACTACAGCGTGTCAAAATTTGAAGGCACCTTCGG ATACTTTGCTCCTGAATATTTCATGCATGGGATAGTTGATGAGAAAACTGatgtttattcttttggaGTTCTACTGTTGGAGCTCGTAACCGGTCGTCGAGCTTTGGATGAGCTGTGTCAAAGCCTTGTACTATgg GCAAAGCCTCTCTTAGATAACAACAATCACGAGGAGGTCATTGATCCTGCACTGAAGGAAAGTTACGATCTCGAAGAGGTTGAGCGCATGATTTTAACTGCATCTTTATGCATCGAGCAGTCTCCTATTCTCCGACCTCGAATGAGTCAGGCAAGTGGGAAACTACACCACGGTATCCCCTCATCTCTTCAACAAACATGtaatcaaacacattttgGTTTATTGCAGGTTGTTGTGCTGCTAAGAGGCGACAAATACGTAGCggagtgtgaaaaaagtacaaGGGTGCCACTGCAACGAACGTACTCGGAAGAGCTCTTAGATGCACAAGAATACAACAAGACGAGATACTTAAGCGATCTGAAAAAACACAGGCAGCTTGCATTTGGATCTTGA
- the LOC101214870 gene encoding receptor-like cytosolic serine/threonine-protein kinase RBK2 isoform X2, protein MENDTARKASIPWENDRGIGEVAKRPPLYMATFGKHKMRSNMISSASARELRCFDLESEQRDGLSPRGVLEASLQSSEFDADSLNDSTPEPENQPSQSGALFHWKNFFKLWKKRSFRRLASFPPLGVLKISRRGNRSGRENPGLSDLYKFKSSLGNFTFSELQTATNKFSHENLIGKGGYAEVYKGRLHDGQLIAVKRLTKGAPDDRTACFLSEIGIIAHIDHPNTAKLIGCGIDGGMHLVFKLSPNGSLGSFLHGPNANKLDWSKRYKIALGTADGLLYLHDHCQRRIIHRDIKADNILLTEDFVPQICDFGLAKWLPKQWTHYSVSKFEGTFGYFAPEYFMHGIVDEKTDVYSFGVLLLELVTGRRALDELCQSLVLWAKPLLDNNNHEEVIDPALKESYDLEEVERMILTASLCIEQSPILRPRMSQVVVLLRGDKYVAECEKSTRVPLQRTYSEELLDAQEYNKTRYLSDLKKHRQLAFGS, encoded by the exons GAATGATAGGGGTATCGGTGAAGTAGCCAAAAGACCTCCACTTTACATGGCTACTTTTGGGAAACATAAAATGCGGAGCAATATGATTTCATCTGCTTCGGCTCGAG AGTTGAGATGTTTTGACCTGGAAAGTGAGCAACGTGATGGATTGTCCCCAAGAGGAGTTTTGGAAGCAAGCTTGCAGAGTTCAGAATTCGATGCGGATTCTTTGAATGATAGTACCCCAGAACCAGAAAATCAACCTTCACAATCAGGGGCTCTTTTTCACTggaaaaatttcttcaaactaTGGAAGAAAAGATCGTTCAGGCGCCTGGCCTCGTTTCCTCCTCTCGGAGTGCTGAAGATTTCAAGAAGAGGGAACAGAAGCGGGAGAGAGAATCCGGGACTAAGTGACTTGTACAAGTTCAAGTCCTCATTGGGAAACTTTACTTTCTCCGAGCTCCAAACTGCGACCAACAAATTTAGCCATG AAAATTTGATTGGAAAAGGTGGTTATGCTGAGGTATACAAGGGCCGTTTACATGATGGGCAATTGATAGCAGTGAAGAGGCTAACTAAAGGAGCCCCAGATGACAGAACTGCTTGTTTCTTGTCCGAGATTGGCATCATTGCTCATATCGATCATCCTAACACAGCCAAACTGATCGGTTGCGGCATTGATGGAGGCATGCACCTTGTTTTCAAGTTATCTCCAAATGGAAGTTTAGGATCTTTTCTCCATG GTCCAAATGCAAACAAACTTGATTGGAGTAAAAGATACAAGATTGCTCTTGGTACAGCTGATGGTCTGCTGTATCTCCACGATCATTGTCAGAGGCGTATTATTCATCGAGATATCAAGGCCGATAACATTCTGCTTACAGAAGATTTTGTACCTCAG ATTTGTGACTTTGGCCTTGCAAAGTGGTTACCCAAACAGTGGACTCACTACAGCGTGTCAAAATTTGAAGGCACCTTCGG ATACTTTGCTCCTGAATATTTCATGCATGGGATAGTTGATGAGAAAACTGatgtttattcttttggaGTTCTACTGTTGGAGCTCGTAACCGGTCGTCGAGCTTTGGATGAGCTGTGTCAAAGCCTTGTACTATgg GCAAAGCCTCTCTTAGATAACAACAATCACGAGGAGGTCATTGATCCTGCACTGAAGGAAAGTTACGATCTCGAAGAGGTTGAGCGCATGATTTTAACTGCATCTTTATGCATCGAGCAGTCTCCTATTCTCCGACCTCGAATGAGTCAG GTTGTTGTGCTGCTAAGAGGCGACAAATACGTAGCggagtgtgaaaaaagtacaaGGGTGCCACTGCAACGAACGTACTCGGAAGAGCTCTTAGATGCACAAGAATACAACAAGACGAGATACTTAAGCGATCTGAAAAAACACAGGCAGCTTGCATTTGGATCTTGA